The following are encoded together in the Humulus lupulus chromosome 5, drHumLupu1.1, whole genome shotgun sequence genome:
- the LOC133778428 gene encoding protein OVEREXPRESSOR OF CATIONIC PEROXIDASE 3 — protein MGLASALNTPLAGLHGASLPGGDRFLSNQLRRITLQHLTIRPNPHPRSISTLTLARRRNHSNPTPTTSSSLAKKNNKKKKLGRNVDEDEIDEDAIEALFAQLEEDLKKADLSLFDGEDDDEEISEEDLAKLDEELARVFDMTDDDLDVDGEDEDEAEDEDEDEDEDEDEEEEPVKLRNWQLRRLASALKIGRRKTNIKSLAAELCLDRAVVLEMLREPPPSLLMMAATLPDDEPSGPIITLADTKTIEETVVEETPKPDTSAKVPIHVKQQRLSSQKRIKKVDIQTLENVYRRSKRPTNTMIDSIVHVTNLPRKRIVKWFEEKRAEEGVPGERVPYQRSAPDTIQ, from the exons ATGGGTTTAGCATCGGCGCTTAACACTCCTCTCGCGGGCCTCCATGGCGCCTCTCTTCCTGGCGGCGACCGCTTCCTATCGAACCAGCTCCGCCGCATTACGCTGCAACATCTGACTATACGGCCTAATCCTCACCCTCGGTCCATATCCACACTCACTCTCGCTCGCCGTCGAAACCATAGTAATCCCACGCCAACCACATCTTCTTCTCTAGCGAAAAAGAACAACAAGAAG AAAAAGTTGGGTAGAAATGTTGATGAGGATGAGATAGATGAAGATGCCATTGAAGCACTCTTTGCTCAGCTAGAAGAAGACCTCAAGAAGGCGGACCTTTCTTTGTTTGATGGCGAAGACGACGACGAGGAGATTAGTGAAGAGGACCTTGCTAAGCTTGACGAAGAACTTGCTCGGGTGTTTGATATGACAGATGACGATTTGGATGTTGATGGCGAGGACGAGGACGAGGCCGAAGACGAAGACGAAGACGAAGACGAAGATGAGGACGAAGAAGAAGAACCCGTGAAGCTTAGGAATTGGCAGCTTCGGAGATTGGCTTCCGCTTTAAAAATTGGCCGCCGGAAAACCAAT ATCAAAAGTCTTGCGGCTGAACTTTGTCTAGACAGAGCTGTTGTTCTTGAAATGCTTCGTGAACCCCCTCCTAGTCTCTTGATGATGGCTGCTACTTTACCTGATGATGAGCCTTCAGGTCCGATAATAACATTGGCCGACACGAAGACCATAGAAGAAACTGTTGTGGAGGAAACTCCCAAACCGGACACCTCTGCGAAAGTGCCTATTCATGTCAAGCAGCAAAGATTGTCTTCTCAAAAGAGAATAAAGAAAGTGGACATTCAAACTCTCGAAAATGTTTACAGGAGATCAAAACGACCGACT AATACGATGATTGACAGCATTGTGCATGTGACAAACCTGCCCCGTAAAAGAATTGTGAAATGGTTTGAGGAGAAGCGAGCTGAAGAAGGGGTTCCCGGCGAGAGAGTTCCATACCAACGCTCTGCTCCTGATACAATTCAGTAG
- the LOC133778429 gene encoding uncharacterized protein LOC133778429 has product MGNGRKLKNQWEFKKRENEFDSPCNEYNSSQSQEPTPKKIKLVSSLISHKKDESIRKGRVQQDGGIGLCIGIQPKLEGEKKGHTERSKKDSSLTSNDSGEKSTETTADELFALDDLKLLMESLLEDLKVTRENLFTWMKEEMQKLLAHEEISEEKIGLHNENSFQENIQVCPKKSVKETILVQGENNLKENFHLNHHNKFPGTKLQHQSNLRENILAKDKSYFKPRLRDENSNNRSSERSIESEGESSFDNCYETLEDLDDYAESSRHRISSTDKGRKESLTLHVKSDIQSCHANYSDQITTYENCNGGALESYVEEKKLHDQNSHQALEFQVDYDFEMESITAPPKKKGHFGLLSVESSTTSHLSNQAACSMSSMVPSVQPCLNSHRLEISSCSYVQPIDTGNRNGQSLEGANHEGKASSLLHEERNRSFTRLNTGNVGSFIQGSVSNAIIGTGLTDSQCPGIVTGLSLPRNRFSFENQIREKTNISGLKLDGGALSFSGGRSYPVSEHYAANKFGSHSNNKPESRLHSFSNLRSQ; this is encoded by the coding sequence ATGGGAAATGGGAGGAAACTCAAGAATCAGTGGGAGTTTAAGAAAAGAGAGAATGAATTTGACTCTCCTTGTAATGAGTATAATTCAAGTCAAAGTCAAGAGCCAACACCAAAGAAGATTAAACTGGTTTCGAGTTTGATTTCGCATAAAAAGGATGAATCAATCAGAAAAGGTAGAGTCCAGCAGGATGGTGGGATTGGTCTTTGTATTGGGATTCAGCCAAAATTGGAGGGGGAAAAGAAAGGACATACTGAAAGGAGTAAAAAGGATAGTTCTTTAACTAGTAATGACAGTGGAGAAAAGAGTACTGAAACTACTGCTGATGAGCTTTTTGCTTTAGATGATCTCAAGCTCTTAATGGAGTCCTTATTGGAGGATCTTAAGGTGACAAGAGAAAATTTGTTTACATGGATGAAAGAGGAAATGCAAAAATTGTTGGCACATGAAGAAATCTCTGAGGAGAAAATTGGTTTACATAATGAAAACAGCTTTCAGGAGAACATCCAGGTTTGTCCCAAAAAGAGTGTCAAAGAAACTATCTTAGTTCAAGGTGAAAACAACTTAAAGGAGAATTTTCACTTGAACCATCATAACAAGTTTCCAGGTACAAAATTGCAGCATCAGAGCAATCTCAGAGAAAACATACTGGCGAAGGATAAAAGCTACTTCAAACCTCGCCTGAGAGATGAAAACAGCAATAACAGGTCTTCAGAGAGGTCCATTGAAAGTGAGGGGGAATCAAGTTTTGATAATTGTTATGAAACACTTGAAGATTTAGACGATTATGCTGAGTCCTCCAGACACAGAATATCATCAACAGACAAGGGTAGAAAAGAAAGCTTGACCTTGCATGTTAAGTCCGATATTCAATCTTGTCATGCCAACTATAGTGACCAAATTACAACATATGAAAATTGCAATGGGGGAGCTTTAGAGAGCTACGTGGAAGAAAAAAAGTTGCATGATCAGAATTCCCACCAAGCACTGGAATTTCAAGTTGATTATGATTTTGAAATGGAATCCATAACAGCACCTCCAAAGAAAAAAGGACATTTTGGGTTATTATCTGTTGAGTCTAGTACCACATCCCATCTTTCCAATCAAGCAGCTTGTTCAATGTCTTCAATGGTACCATCTGTGCAGCCATGTTTAAATAGCCATAGACTTGAAATTTCTTCTTGCAGTTATGTTCAGCCAATAGATACTGGCAACAGAAATGGCCAGAGTTTGGAAGGAGCAAATCATGAAGGAAAGGCTTCAAGCCTGCTACATGAAGAAAGAAACAGAAGTTTTACTAGACTAAATACTGGGAATGTGGGTTCATTTATTCAAGGAAGTGTATCTAATGCAATCATTGGAACTGGGTTGACTGATTCCCAATGTCCGGGTATAGTTACTGGTTTAAGCCTGCCAAGAAACCGGTTCAGTTTTGAAAATCAAATCCGCGAAAAAACCAACATATCAGGTTTGAAGTTGGATGGAGGAGCCTTGAGCTTTTCTGGTGGAAGAAGCTATCCTGTATCAGAACACTATGCTGCCAACAAGTTTGGCAGCCATTCAAATAATAAACCTGAGAGTAGGCTTCACTCATTTTCAAATCTCAGGTCTCAGTGA
- the LOC133778430 gene encoding signal peptide peptidase-like 2 — translation MDLQRVWSFVILSAVILLVYSACSVTAGDIVHDDENAPKKPGCENNFVLVKVQTWVNGVEASEFVGVGARFGRTIVSKEKNANQTRLTLADPRDCCSAPKNKLAGDVIMVDRGKCRFTAKANHAEAAGASAVLIINNQKELYKMVCEPDETDLNIHIPAVMLPRDAGLSLERMLLNSSSVFVQLYSPLRPVVDIAEVFLWLMAVGTILCASYWSAWSAREEAIEHDKLLKDAVDEIPSEKVMGLGGVVDISTTSAVLFVLIASCFLVILYKLMSALLIDLLVVLFCIGGAEGLQTCLVALLSRWFRRTAESYIKVPILGAVSYLTLAVSPFCIVFSVLWGVYRNVSFAWIGQDILGIALIITVLQIVHIPNLKVGTVLLSCAFLYDIFWVFLSKIMFHESVMIVVARGDKSGEDGIPMLLKIPRMFDPWGGYSIIGFGDILLPGLLVAFSLRYDWLSNRTLRAGYFLWAMLAYGLGLLITYLALNLMDGHGQPALLYIVPFTLGTFLTLGKKRGDLRNLWSRGDPDRPCPHIQLQQSHELDEDN, via the exons ATGGATTTGCAGAGGGTTTGGAGCTTTGTTATTCTATCAGCTGTGATTTTATTGGTCTATAGTGCTTGTTCTGTTACAGCTGGGGATATTGTGCACGATGACGAaaatgctcccaagaagcctgGTTGTGAGAACAACTTCGTTTTG GTAAAAGTGCAAACTTGGGTTAATGGTGTAGAGGCTAGTGAATTTGTTGGTGTTGGTGCTAGATTTGGCAGGACCATTGTGTCAAAAGAGAAGAATGCAAATCAAACTCGCCTTACTCTCGCAGACCCCCGCGATTGTTGTAGTGCACCTAAGAATAAG CTTGCTGGAGATGTCATCATGGTGGATCGAGGTAAATGCAGATTCACAGCTAAGGCGAATCATGCAGAAGCTGCTGGTGCTTCAGCTGTCCTCATTATAAACAATCAGAAAG AACTTTACAAGATGGTCTGTGAGCCAGATGAAACTGATCTAAATATACACATACCGGCTGTTATGCTACCACGGGATGCTGGCTTGAGCTTAGAAAGAATGCTGCTTAACAGTTCGTCAG TGTTCGTGCAGCTGTACTCTCCACTGCGCCCAGTAGTCGATATTGCTGAAGTATTTCTATGGTTGATGGCTGTTGGTACCATCTTATGTGCATCTTATTGGTCTGCATGGAGTGCCAGAGAAGAAGCTATTGAACATGACAAGCTATTAAAG GACGCTGTTGATGAAATTCCAAGCGAGAAAGTCATGGGCTTAGGTGGTGTAGTAGACATCAGCACAACGTCAGCCGTTCTGTTTGTTTTAATTGCATCGTGCTTTTTAGTTATTCTCTACAAGCTAATGTCGGCCTTGCTCATTGACCTTTTGGTTGTCCTATTTTGCATTGGGGGTGCAGAG GGTTTGCAAACTTGCTTGGTTGCTTTGTTATCTAG GTGGTTCAGACGCACTGCAGAATCGTACATTAAAGTACCTATCCTTGGAGCTGTTTCATACCTGACTTTGGCTGTTTCTCCATTCTGCATAGTATTTTCTGTCCTTTGGGGAGTTTATCGCAATGTCTCCTTTGCTTGGATAGGTCAAGATATCCTT gGAATTGCACTGATTATCACAGTTCTTCAAATTGTCCATATACCTAATCTCAAG GTCGGTACAGTTCTTCTCAGTTGTGCCTTCTTGTACGATATATTTTGGGTTTTTCTTTCCAAAATAATGTTCCACGAAAGCGTGATGATCGTG GTGGCTCGTGGCGACAAAAGTGGGGAGGATGGTATTCCAATGCTACTAAAAATTCCAAGAATGTTCGATCCATGGGGTGGTTACAGTATCATTGGATTTGGTGATATCTTACTACCAGGACTGCTAGTAGCATTTTCACTCAG GTATGATTGGCTGTCAAATAGGACTCTCAGAGCCGGTTACTTCTTGTGGGCGATGCTCGCTTATGGATTAG GTCTTCTCATAACTTATCTGGCACTAAATTTAATGGATGGGCACGGCCAACCCGCACTGCTTTACATCGTCCCTTTCACACTCG GAACCTTCCTGACATTGGGGAAGAAGAGAGGTGACCTTAGGAATTTGTGGAGCAGAGGTGATCCAGACAGACCCTGCCCACATATACAACTTCAACAAAGTCATGAATTAGACGAAGATAATTAG
- the LOC133778431 gene encoding aquaporin PIP1-1, protein MEGKEEDVKLGANKYSERQPIGTSAQTDKDYKEPPPAPLFEPGELSSWSFYRAGIAEFIATFLFLYITVLTVMGVNKSGSKCSTVGIQGIAWAFGGMIFALVYCTAGISGGHINPAVTFGLFLARKLSLTRAVFYIIMQCLGAICGAGVVKGFENASTFERLGGGANVVNKGYTKGDGLGAEIVGTFVLVYTVFSATDAKRNARDSHVPILAPLPIGFAVFLVHLATIPITGTGINPARSLGAAIIFNKDHAWDDHWIFWVGPFIGAALAAVYHQIVIRAIPFKSSRV, encoded by the exons ATGGAGGGTAAGGAAGAGGATGTTAAGCTTGGAGCTAACAAGTACTCAGAGAGACAGCCCATTGGAACATCAGCTCAGACAGACAAAGACTACAAGGAGCCACCACCAGCTCCTTTGTTTGAGCCAGGAGAGCTCTCATCATGGTCCTTTTACAGGGCTGGAATTGCAGAGTTCATTGCTACCTTCTTGTTCCTTTACATCACTGTCTTGACTGTAATGGGTGTGAATAAGTCTGGTAGCAAGTGCTCTACTGTGGGCATTCAAGGTATTGCTTGGGCCTTTGGTGGTATGATTTTTGCCCTTGTCTACTGCACTGCTGGTATCTCAG GAGGACACATCAACCCAGCTGTAACTTTTGGACTCTTCTTGGCAAGGAAGCTCTCCCTCACAAGAGCCGTTTTCTACATAATCATGCAGTGCCTTGGTGCCATCTGCGGTGCTGGTGTTGTGAAGGGCTTTGAGAATGCCTCAACCTTTGAGAGGTTGGGAGGTGGAGCTAACGTTGTTAACAAAGGCTACACCAAGGGTGATGGTCTTGGTGCTGAGATTGTTGGCACCTTTGTCCTTGTCTACACAGTGTTCTCAGCCACTGATGCCAAGAGAAACGCCAGAGACTCTCATGTCCCT ATCTTGGCTCCACTCCCAATTGGGTTTGCAGTGTTTTTGGTTCACTTGGCAACTATCCCAATTACTGGAACTGGTATCAACCCTGCAAGGAGTCTTGGAGCTGCAATCATCTTCAACAAAGACCATGCCTGGGATGACCAT TGGATCTTCTGGGTTGGACCCTTCATTGGAGCTGCTCTTGCTGCTGTGTACCACCAGATTGTCATCAGAGCCATTCCTTTCAAGTCTTCCAGGGTTTGA